The following DNA comes from Megachile rotundata isolate GNS110a chromosome 9, iyMegRotu1, whole genome shotgun sequence.
CTTCTATTGATAGCCAAAAtgataatgtaaataattttaatcaggactacattttacaaaatgaaaataaatggaCGAAAACAAATGCACAAGTAAACAAAGATTATGACATGATATATgatggtaataataatattaatataaaagaaGAACGGTCTATAGATTATTTACAAGTAAATGAAGTACAAGGAAGAAAAAATAACACcaacaatatatttattcagAAACTCAATGAAAAtctaaataatttatcaaatattacaaatacaaCTGCAGATATAAAAAATGCCAATGTAGAAACTATGATAACAAGTAAAAGAACAATAAAGgaaataaatacaaaagaaaAACCGACAATAgaacaagtaaataaatttcaGGATAATTTTAAAACACAGAAAACAAAAAGAGAAGTAAATGTCAAACATAATAGAATTTGTCCAATGTATGGTGTACAAAAGCAACCACCAACTGGTTTATTATTGCCTTCtattttaaaatcaaaaaaatCAACTTCTatagatttaatattttctacattttcgttACCGTCTTACGACATACCTGTAACACTGGTTCAGGAAGATTTAGATTGTATTCAAAGgaaaaaaattctttcaaaaaagaaattgcagtatataaaaaatgatgaTATTGTCAAAGAATGTTTAAACGAACGGGGTGTTGATTACAATACATATCAAGAAATGATAGTATTTAGAATAAAACTAGAATGTGTATGTCCAGAGGATATGTTGCCTAATCAAAgttgcaaaaatatttcattacatcaGAGTTGGTCTGAATATTTAGGTTCACATGGAAACGGATATTTTAAACCACTTTACGAAGCAAATTTTGGATAACTATTTTGTCTCcttattcttttataaaatgtacgtgAAAAATTGATTGTTTTCACTATATGGAAAACAAAGTACATACAGTGATATCGCGTTAACCGATCACGTTTACCCTTTGAAACCAGCTTTGACGGTAGCCGATCACGTCCCGACCAGAATAGTGATTGGTTAACGCGATTTTACTGCatatattgtttaataaattgaaCTGAAATAATTAGCTACTTAAGAAGTACATATTACAGttcttatttaaatttcattatttgtagGTTCAATTGAATTCGTATACTAATTGGGTATAACTGTTCCTTACACGTGTAATGACAGCTGTCATTACTAAACTTCAATACAATTTGGTACTAATATTCTAAGTACATTATACTTGATAAGTATATATATCAGATGACTTATATTAATAGAATATATTTACAtgttaaaaaatgatataacctatatatgtatatatatatattttaaatttttaaattgatcgcTATCATGAGTCAATTGCTTTATTCTTTATTACATACATTAAtgaaagtaaattattaaataatgttatatgtaaaatgtttatgacttatgaaataaatattgtaattgatataatgttattcaaatttatgaGTACCTTTAATTACTAACATGACAAACTGCTATGttagttaaaaaattctgaagtcaGTGTTTGATCAATATTCATTTGCTCCTTAAATTTTTACTACtaacatacatatgtgtgtactttctcatttttaaataagtttctacatttttacatttcttgcAAATAAAAATCTCTTTATGTTTACTTAGTGatgtaataaaattcaaaatatttaatgtgtCAAACATTAGTGTATTTAGGTGTTTCCATCAAaagtacttcacatttataatttatggagaagtattatatttatatgtaaaaatcaAACAAGAGATTAtagatatattataaaaaaatattataaatattaaaaaatttacattggATTTCAGTGTTCAAGTAAgtttaaatatgcaaatataatttaagGTTCTCTGTATAAAAGTAGACtatttttatcttcatttttatgatttatattgtatcTGTTATATAGAACAATGGCTGGAAACTGTGAATTAAATCAAATAATATGTTGCAATAGTTCCAAATACTTTCGTCGACCTATTATACCATTTCTAGTACCCAAAACACAAGACACAAATGCTCCCATATATTTTAATCAGGATGTTCTGAATAATATAGTACTAAATACACAAAAACAatgttatacattttcaaataaattagagCTACATAGAAATGTGGGAACTCAAACAGATTACAGAGATAGCGAATCACAAACTGTTCCTTGGGAACCATCATTCAAAATTAAATCAGGTAAAAAGTAATAGatataatgtattttttatattttaatgtgcTTATTAACGTTTTAGGGCACAATCCTGAAATATTATCAATAGCTCATTTAACTTGGAATCATGGATTACCAGCTGGAATACACGAGatagaaattattaatagaatGAGAACTAAAAGAGCATGGGAAGCAGTTCTTCCTCCTATGGATACACCAGCAAACATAAAAAAGCGAAAAACTATATTAACTAAGTTAGAGATAGAAGAGTGGGCATTTAGAGAATCAATAAGTATTTTCTtactaaaatataaatgatgaattaaaaatatgtttattttaaaaatataatgcattataaatgtaaatttccTAACTTTAGGAGATTCAAGCAATACAGGATTATAGACTTGAACTTTTTAAAGAAATATCTAAACAGTTTGAGTCTGAAAAGCAAAGAAAATTGCAAGATCGTTTTGACAGACtggaaaaatgtttatttacacGTAGAGATAAAGAAATAAGTGCTATCAAATATAATCTTCAACGAGATCTGAGAAAATTATATAGGAAACATCAGCAAAATCAGCAACCACATAAACATGATCTTATTAAAAGACATGATAAACTATCATCTGAATTAGGTGCACCACAAAGAAAGCACGAAGTACTACAAAAAGAATTATTAGgagaaaattatattcaaagtTAGTGTAATATGTGAAGAGTATTTAAAAGTAATATCATTAATAATGTTTggtgttatattttattaattatttactgttttagatatagataatataaatacattacCGACACATCTTCCAACACATAAggaattgaaaatgataaaaccTAGACCAAAATCAGCTGATCTATGTATTAGAGAAACAAGATGGACAGAAAAGAAACTGCAACAGTTACATTCCGATTTGAAAACAATTAGATTACATGACGAGCGTGTAGAGACACCGACATTATTAAAACGCAAATTTCGACAGCCATCTCTTCCTCCTACTCCATATAGAACAATtacagaaaatgtaaaaaatatgcgCATAGATCAATTGTCTACTCTCATTCAGAAAATAGTTAGAGGGAGAGCTGTTCAATGCATGGTAATcattaaataagaaatattatattaattcaatttttatattcaacatATTTTTCTTATAGATGTATGAAGGTCGAAATAGATGTAGAGAATTAATTCAAGAACTACAGTCATCTCATGGACTGGAGCAGAATACTAAAAGACAACATCAGAAAGAGAAAGAGTGGATGATGAATTTGCAGTATATGCAGAATGAAAAATCTATGCAAGAAGATCATTTAAGCGAAGTTCTTAATTCTTTAGAAGGAATGACTATCTCAGCAATGTTAGATTTTCTTAGTAAAGTGAGTTTCATTCtgtaatattcttattataaacaatttggCATCTTCTTCTGCAATATTTGTCTTTTTTAAGGAACTCGTAAGACTGGAAGATGAGCGTCGAATACATGCCATCGCATTATTAGCTGAACGGGAAAGATCTATGAGAGAAGCAGCAGAAGCTGGAAGACGTCAGTTAGAATACAATCGTCGTCGAGAATTCGATGAAATGTTCAGACAAACCATGAAAGTTAATCAAGAGTCTGTAGAAACATATTTAGAAGATATTATAAAAGAAGGCGTTGAATGGATATCTGATGAAGCAGCCaaagaatatattttagaattatgcGATAAAGTGGACTGTTTATCAAAATATGCACAGGACAagtatatttcataaaattagaTTTAagtaattacttttaattaatacattttataatattttttccgtTTAGTACAACAAGGTTAGCAGAAGAAGAAATGATAGCTAATATGATCTACAACTTCATATTACCCGAAGTGGAAAAAAATACTATACGAAAAAATATAAGACAAAAGCAACAAGCCTATTTACAAAATGCGCATGCAGCAATATATAAGCAAATATTAGATTTATTACCTATTGAAAATACAAATTAGTTTACTACAATGTATGATAAAATAAgacgaaaattgttaaattatcttGTCATTATGTGCGTATCTTCTTCTGACACGTGAAGCGCTTTAGtttatacataatttaaaaaatctttaaatattaaaaattaaaatatatatatttaggtATGAATCTATCACTTGGTATTACATCTTTTATTAGATTTATTGTCACTAATTTTACAAGCAATTTTACATGATACTTAAATTAGTATCAAACGAAATTTGTTctgtaaattaaatatgtataaagtTTTTGAGATCTTATAAAGTTTtagttaatttctatatttcagtacttaaaataatacataagttacattattgtatataataatattttttaatacattcatTAACTGCCTTACAagtttatacaataatttattatacagtttattatatttattcacaTACTTTTTagcaatataaaatttgtaatctgTATAATATGAACCGAAACTgctaatttaaaatgaaataaaatcttGATTGTTTTATATAATGCTTTTATTAAAGATTGttcttatatattttaaaataagtttAAGTTATGGTTGCGAAAATAATTACAtggattaaatttaaatatgaaacattttaacatttaagtttatataattataacataaaaaatgcaaaattttgttaatttcgtTTTTCATGTACAGTCACATTATATACAAAGAAGTTAATGCGAAGTTGAAGGATATCCTTCTATAGCATTACCTGCAAGAAGATCagtcataaattttttaaacttgacaTCTTTAGCATCATTCGACGATATTCTTTCCACTATCAATTTACGTTTTTTGGTTTGTAAGTCTTTTGTTTGCAACGAGTCAGATTCTCGTTGATTAATAATATCTATGTGTTTTCGTTTACAAGATTCTATAGAATCAGGTTTCTGTGTCTCTTCTCTGGCACGACTTAACTCAGCTGTTAAATCAACCATTTTTTGTTCCCATTCTTCAAGATGCTTTCTCATTTCAGCTAATTGTATATCTTGATCATGTATTTTTTTTCCCTGTTCTTGTAACTTTAAACTTTGCAACCGCATTTGAAACCCCTGTCGTTTCATTCTAAGTTTCATTTTACTTATTTGACCTTTCATGGAGAGAacagataatttattttttttagtacGACTATAAATCTTTTTAAAAGTCTGATTTAATTTTTCTGAACTAAAGTTGTGTGGCAGTGGTGCATTATTTGGACTCATAGTATGATGAGAAATCATCAAATTTGTACCTGGGATTTCATAACCTACATTACTAACAACA
Coding sequences within:
- the LOC105662590 gene encoding cilia- and flagella-associated protein 91, translating into MAGNCELNQIICCNSSKYFRRPIIPFLVPKTQDTNAPIYFNQDVLNNIVLNTQKQCYTFSNKLELHRNVGTQTDYRDSESQTVPWEPSFKIKSGHNPEILSIAHLTWNHGLPAGIHEIEIINRMRTKRAWEAVLPPMDTPANIKKRKTILTKLEIEEWAFRESEIQAIQDYRLELFKEISKQFESEKQRKLQDRFDRLEKCLFTRRDKEISAIKYNLQRDLRKLYRKHQQNQQPHKHDLIKRHDKLSSELGAPQRKHEVLQKELLGENYIQNIDNINTLPTHLPTHKELKMIKPRPKSADLCIRETRWTEKKLQQLHSDLKTIRLHDERVETPTLLKRKFRQPSLPPTPYRTITENVKNMRIDQLSTLIQKIVRGRAVQCMMYEGRNRCRELIQELQSSHGLEQNTKRQHQKEKEWMMNLQYMQNEKSMQEDHLSEVLNSLEGMTISAMLDFLSKELVRLEDERRIHAIALLAERERSMREAAEAGRRQLEYNRRREFDEMFRQTMKVNQESVETYLEDIIKEGVEWISDEAAKEYILELCDKVDCLSKYAQDNTTRLAEEEMIANMIYNFILPEVEKNTIRKNIRQKQQAYLQNAHAAIYKQILDLLPIENTN
- the pall gene encoding F-box protein pallbearer; amino-acid sequence: MLQLINLPDIVLETILSNLTYDEISRYRIVCKQFDRICKKLLNRGFNLMEKYHAQCLRAVKSQLPRRESERRSHPLARHCDILTAIETRISMLSMTFIKYVDLNLCCFIPGKVIDEIFRVLRLIRDSKTPPRAHEILQELRDISSMAMEHFDEKILPDLKHSICTTVVSNVGYEIPGTNLMISHHTMSPNNAPLPHNFSSEKLNQTFKKIYSRTKKNKLSVLSMKGQISKMKLRMKRQGFQMRLQSLKLQEQGKKIHDQDIQLAEMRKHLEEWEQKMVDLTAELSRAREETQKPDSIESCKRKHIDIINQRESDSLQTKDLQTKKRKLIVERISSNDAKDVKFKKFMTDLLAGNAIEGYPSTSH